One genomic segment of Panicum virgatum strain AP13 chromosome 2N, P.virgatum_v5, whole genome shotgun sequence includes these proteins:
- the LOC120661165 gene encoding ubiquitin carboxyl-terminal hydrolase 2-like, translating into MGKKVKAKPKNLRKAQERGRSASSSDVGPGDAAWQDTSHSAEEATASASGREHCGHYNRDSAHLDKVLLEILSSKHVASCEHCREDAPRKKGGAGSKEKGGKKKKGGASKGAAAKAQAKADKSDMWVCLDCGRHFCGGAVEDTKPYGHARRHAKQDRHWWAARYDDPTVAYCLSCEKEVPIEMPKLETVVAAVVDDKVVGIEDTDASGLVNPHANVIKGLPNLGNTCFFNAVLQNLLALDRLRRKMLGPNVPTGALAMSLKKLFAETSASNHAGGALSPKNLFSSICSKYPQFRGYQMQDSHELLRCFLDGLRTEETEARKLVEEASDAGVPTIVDSIFGGQLSSTVSSTECSHSSVKQDQFLDLSLPVPSWRPPTKSVSSPPAKKTKQSIRDRNKSRRYGKIPARASPSVESNKEQIQTIAACNNSQIPGSELKQVVSEKELEPSICSESCASVSNQEQKATLNVENICWLDYLADADETKSEILDSADSTEAGQIWESKDAAHDPLHPQDDALPKEQMLGSEHSGENTVDDAPLLQPVILLPYKEFDTTAKEMDETIENSQNSECAVPPPDVSPVTENNIQPAYGGDVEQDDFGFGDMFNEPEVTSEVKKENGKAEDIDVMAWSSNSADDEVDDSNAPVSVEGCLALYTESELLSEPWLCEHCTNAARLSADEAKNVVEMTDGAEIKDSEEMMAGGDRRQDGEKLIMRCSKEDIDQVMITDGCKKDIDQLMVTDDCSDNLHSGIHCKEGGCVNPSLADREQNCNGNFPDTENSTTQRTVAAFTVEKTGPSNSQTDHKEQSVDLRSLELESSSLNKQQHDADIQYNDGHNVDITADSTSAPVSCDSDSVSCSATNNVEAEHGGGAEEVVSSSLPSDAQKTLQSAKDNEDVITRNQGRRKRMKMVGKAQQLQDSQNKKKEDETKVFRAAMRRILISKAPPVLTINLNRFSQDSHGRYKKLKGHVRFKEMLDIQPFMDPRCKENNTAYRLVGVVEHLGTMTGGHYIAYVRAAKIGGRQQQSSGLKSWFYASDGQVREASLEEVLNCKAYILFYERVAD; encoded by the exons ATGGGGAAGAAGGTGAAGGCCAAGCCCAAGAACCTGCGTAAAGCGCAGGAACGGGGTCGTTCAGCCTCATCCTCAGATGTTGGACCTGGCGATGCGGCATGGCAAGACACAAGCCACTCAGCAGAAGAAGCAACTGCGTCGGCCAGTGGCAGGGAGCATTGCGGCCACTACAACCGTGACAGTGCCCATTTGGACAAGGTCCTCCTGGAGATCTTGTCTTCCAAGCACGTTGCATCGTGCGAGCATTGTAGGGAGGATGCCCCAAGAAAGAAAGGTGGTGCTGGAAGCAAGGAGAAAggtgggaagaagaagaaaggaggcgCCTCTAAAGGCGCTGCTGCCAAGGCACAGGCAAAGGCTGATAAAAGTGATATGTGGGTCTGCTTGGACTGTGGTCGGCATTTTTGTGGTGGTGCAGTAGAGGATACCAAGCCCTATGGCCATGCCAGACGGCATGCTAAGCAGGACCGGCATTGGTGGGCTGCAAGGTATGACGACCCAACAGTTGCATATTGCTTGTCATGTGAAAAGGAGGTGCCAATTGAGATGCCCAAATTAGAGACAGTTGTGGCAGCAGTTGTGGATGACAAGGTGGTTGGTATCGAGGATACTGATGCATCAGGTTTGGTTAACCCCCATGCTAATGTGATCAAAGGGCTGCCAAATCTTGGAAACACATGCTTCTTCAATGCGGTGCTGCAGAACCTCCTCGCTCTTGATAGGTTGCGCAGGAAGATGTTAGGACCAAATGTTCCTACAGGGGCCCTTGCTATGTCACTGAAGAAGCTCTTTGCAGAGACAAGTGCTTCAAACCATGCAGGAGGGGCGCTTAGCCCGAAGAATCTCTTCTCAAGCATTTGCTCAAAATATCCACAGTTCAGGGGCTACCAGATGCAGGATAGCCATGAATTACTCCGATGTTTTCTTGATGGTTTACGTACTGAGGAAACTGAAGCACGGAAGCTAGTGGAAGAAGCATCAGATGCAGGGGTCCCCACAATTGTGGACTCCATCTTTGGGGGTCAGCTGTCTAGTACTGTGTCCAGCACAGAATGCTCACACAGTTCTGTGAAACAAGATCAATTCCTTGATCTCTCACTCCCAGTTCCATCATGGAGGCCTCCTACCAAGAGTGTTTCATCCCCACCCGCAAAGAAGACCAAACAATCCATACGAGATAGGAACAAAAGTCGCAGATATGGGAAGATTCCTGCTCGAGCATCTCCTTCAGTGGAGAGTAACAAAGAACAGATTCAAACAATTGCTGCGTGCAACAATTCCCAAATTCCTGGTTCAGAACTCAAACAGGTAGTCAGCGAGAAAGAGCTAGAGCCCTCTATCTGCAGTGAGTCATGTGCTTCTGTGTCTAATCAAGAACAAAAGGCCACTTTAAATGTGGAGAATATATGCTGGTTGGATTACCTTGCCGATGCAGATGAAACAAAATCTGAGATTCTTGATTCTGCAGATTCTACTGAAGCAGGACAGATTTGGGAAAGTAAGGATGCTGCACATGATCCTTTACACCCTCAGGATGATGCCCTACCTAAAGAGCAAATGTTGGGTTCTGAGCACTCAGGTGAGAACACCGTTGATGATGCTCCCCTCTTGCAGCCTGTTATCTTACTTCCTTATAAAGAATTTGATACCACTGCCAAGGAAATGGATGAAACCATAGAAAATTCACAGAATTCAGAATGTGCTGTTCCTCCTCCAGATGTTTCTCCAGTAACGGAAAATAATATTCAACCTGCATATGGTGgagatgttgagcaagatgactTTGGTTTTGGTGATATGTTCAATGAACCAGAAGTTACTTCTgaagtcaagaaagaaaatGGTAAAGCTGAAGATATTGATGTGATGGCTTGGAGTAGTAATAGTGCTGATGATGAGGTAGATGATAGTAATGCTCCTGTATCAGTTGAGGGCTGCTTGGCTTTGTATACTGAATCAGAGCTGCTATCTGAACCATGGTTGTGTGAGCACTGTACTAATGCTGCACGCCTAAGCGCTGATGAAGCAAAAAATGTCGTGGAGATGACGGATGGTGCTGAAATAAAGGATAGTGAGGAGATGATGGCCGGTGGTGATAGAAGACAAGATGGTGAGAAGTTGATCATGAGGTGCAGCAAAGAGGACATTGATCAGGTTATGATTACTGATGGTTGCAAAAAAGACATTGATCAGCTTATGGTAACTGATGATTGCTCTGACAATTTACATTCTGGTATACATTGCAAGGAAGGTGGATGTGTGAATCCTTCTTTGGCTGACCGTGAACAAAACTGCAATGGTAATTTTCCAGACACAGAAAATAGTACTACACAGAGAACTGTTGCAGCGTTCACAGTTGAGAAGACTGGACCGTCAAACAGTCAGACTGACCATAAGGAACAGAGTGTGGATTTGAGAAGCTTAGAACTGGAGTCCTCATCTTTGAATAAGCAACAACATGATGCAGATATCCAGTATAATGATGGACATAATGTGGATATAACCGCTGATTCTACAAGTGCACCAGTGAGTTGTGATAGTGATTCTGTCTCTTGCAGTGCAACTAACAATGTAGAAGCTGAACATGGTGGTGGTGCTGAAGAAGTTGTGTCTAGTAGCCTTCCATCGGATGCACAAAAAACCTTGCAGAGTGCAAAAGATAATGAAGATGTCATCACAAGGAATCAAGGCAGGAGGAAGCGAATGAAGATGGTTGGTAAGGCACAGCAATTGCAAGATAGCCAAAATAAGAAGAAAGAGGACGAGACAAAGGTTTTCAGAGCTGCAATGAGAAGAATTCTTATAAGCAAGGCTCCACCTGTATTGACGATTAACTTGAACAGATTCAGCCAGGATTCCCATGGTCGATATAAGAAATTGAAAGGGCACGTGCGCTTTAAGGAGATGCTTGATATACAGCCATTCATGGACCCAAG ATGTAAGGAAAACAACACTGCATATCGTCTTGTTGGTGTTGTCGAGCACTTGGGAACAATGACAGGTGGTCATTATATTGCATACGTGAGAGCTGCCAAGATTGGAGGTCGGCAGCAGCAGAGCAGTGGCTTGAAGTCTTGGTTTTATGCAAGCGATGGACAAGTGAGAGAAGCCTCTCTGGAGGAAGTTCTGAACTGCAAGGCTTACATTCTGTTTTATGAGAGGGTGGCCGACTAA
- the LOC120661164 gene encoding uncharacterized protein LOC120661164, with product MEVRVRPRRGVTLAEQLAASSNLRDLLKLRDGDGQGERAAGRRRTLLDVIRDADGDRAPAAASARRGVVCPATGRAAAAEPAPEAARGERVSLMALLERTEQQWAARAAGGHWKRVDAEDDDAPEKDKEKGGGGGGGVGGRCCVCVARGKGAAFIPCGHTFCRACARELRAGRGRCPLCNATIREVLNLF from the coding sequence ATGGAGGTGCGggtgcggccgcggcgcggagTGACGCTGGCCGAGCAGCTCGCCGCGTCGTCCAACCTCCGGGACCTCCTCAAGctgcgcgacggcgacggccagggcgaacgcgcggcggggaggcgccgcACGCTGCTCGACGTCATCCGCGACGCGGACGGGGACcgcgctccggccgccgcgtccGCACGCCGCGGCGTCGTCTGCCCCGCGACGggacgcgcggccgccgcggagccggcgCCGGAGGCCGCGCGGGGGGAGAGGGTGTCCCTTATGGCGCTGCTGGAGCGGACGGAGCAGCAGTgggcggcccgcgccgccggcgggcacTGGAAGCGCGTGGACGCGGAGGACGACGACGCACCGGAGAAGGACAAggagaagggcggcggcgggggcgggggcgtggGTGGGCGGTGCTGCGTGTGCGTGGCGCGGGGCAAAGGCGCGGCCTTCATCCCCTGCGGCCACACCTTCTgccgcgcctgcgcccgcgagctccgcgccggccgcggccgctgcccgCTCTGCAACGCCACCATCCGCGAGGTCCTCAATCTCTTCTga
- the LOC120661166 gene encoding FHA domain-containing protein FHA2-like isoform X1, translating into MCSVWHMVCTKFTCAVPCRYWTQIQWLVNLVGIECNAHYSQASFTLAGGQCHGCMHVTQCSSYLVNVLISGILKMEAPNSSVVSVDRGHILPGFAKPGFAKLQGKDFEYVIQKYSIILGRSTKTCKVDLDLSELGGGRGPRVSRHHARIFYDFDRHHFALEVLGKNGCSIGNFTYLPGSDPIKLESQYLIEIAGKKFYFLLAIRSVAATLAAWGAHASSVPQSSSLMLPDGPGHSYADGYDPSNGENGVRQSRRFSGELDISNSDGIAADPAGTDGESENDTEDQQLLDEEKDIVSSLVLLIPDICSPGEWVPMEKLHSELLERFGYNWPSARVRRYLQQQDASVSSTETEGRPWCNLLPLLRKYPDDFVLSSVTRGEVTTEYVGLVSLVSLGNGP; encoded by the exons ATGTGTAGTGTTTGGCACATGGTGTGCACCAAGTTCACATGCGCTGTGCCTTGTAGGTACTGGACCCAGATTCAGTGGCTGGTAAACCTTGTAGGTATTGAATGTAATGCACATTACTCACAAGCTTCATTTACATTGGCTGGTGGGCAATGCCATGGCTGCATGCATGTTACTCAATGCTCTAGCTACCTTGTGAATGTCCTAATATCAG GAATACTGAAGATGGAAGCCCCAAATTCTTCAGTGGTATCAGTTGACCGTGGTCATATATTGCCTGGTTTTGCCAAGCCTGGTTTTGCCAAGCTTCAGGGTAAAGATTTTGAGTATGTTATACAGAAATATTCAATCATCTTGGGGCGCAGTACTAAAACATGCAAAGTAGATTTGGATCTTTCTGAACTTGGTGGGGGCAGAGGCCCACGTGTTTCCCGTCATCATGCACGTATATTCTATGATTTTGATCGCCACCATTTTGCCCTTGAAGTTCTTGGCAAAAATGGATGCAGCATCGGGAATTTCACTTATCTCCCAGGTAGTGATCCAATTAAACTGGAATCCCAGTACCTCATTGAGATTGCTGGCAAAAAGTTCTACTTTCTCCTAGCAATTCGCTCTGTCGCTGCCACTCTTGCTGCATGGGGTGCTCATGCTTCCTCAGTGCCCCAATCATCATCCTTGATGCTTCCTGATGGCCCTGGGCATTCGTATGCTGATGGTTATGACCCTAGCAATGGTGAAAACGGGGTGAGGCAAAGCAGGAGGTTTTCTGGAGAGCTGGACATCTCTAACAGCGATGGCATTGCTGCTGATCCAGCTGGAACAGATGGTGAATCTG AGAATGATACAGAGGATCAACAACTCCTAGATGAAGAGAAAGATATCGTGTCATCTCTTGTACTCCTGATACCTGACATATGTAGTCCTGGAGAATGGGTGCCTATGGAGAAACTCCATTCAGAG CTTCTTGAACGCTTTGGTTATAACTGGCCTAGTGCCAGGGTCAGGAGGTACCTGCAACAACAGGACGCCTCAGTCTCATCAACTGAAACAGAAGGCAGGCCATGGTGCAACCTGTTGCCACTACTCAGGAAGTATCCAGATGATTTTGTCCTGAGCTCAGTGACCAGAGGGGAAGTAACAACAGAGTATGTTGGGTTGGTATCCCTAGTGTCCTTGGGGAATGGACCATGA
- the LOC120661166 gene encoding FHA domain-containing protein FHA2-like isoform X2 has translation MEAPNSSVVSVDRGHILPGFAKPGFAKLQGKDFEYVIQKYSIILGRSTKTCKVDLDLSELGGGRGPRVSRHHARIFYDFDRHHFALEVLGKNGCSIGNFTYLPGSDPIKLESQYLIEIAGKKFYFLLAIRSVAATLAAWGAHASSVPQSSSLMLPDGPGHSYADGYDPSNGENGVRQSRRFSGELDISNSDGIAADPAGTDGESENDTEDQQLLDEEKDIVSSLVLLIPDICSPGEWVPMEKLHSELLERFGYNWPSARVRRYLQQQDASVSSTETEGRPWCNLLPLLRKYPDDFVLSSVTRGEVTTEYVGLVSLVSLGNGP, from the exons ATGGAAGCCCCAAATTCTTCAGTGGTATCAGTTGACCGTGGTCATATATTGCCTGGTTTTGCCAAGCCTGGTTTTGCCAAGCTTCAGGGTAAAGATTTTGAGTATGTTATACAGAAATATTCAATCATCTTGGGGCGCAGTACTAAAACATGCAAAGTAGATTTGGATCTTTCTGAACTTGGTGGGGGCAGAGGCCCACGTGTTTCCCGTCATCATGCACGTATATTCTATGATTTTGATCGCCACCATTTTGCCCTTGAAGTTCTTGGCAAAAATGGATGCAGCATCGGGAATTTCACTTATCTCCCAGGTAGTGATCCAATTAAACTGGAATCCCAGTACCTCATTGAGATTGCTGGCAAAAAGTTCTACTTTCTCCTAGCAATTCGCTCTGTCGCTGCCACTCTTGCTGCATGGGGTGCTCATGCTTCCTCAGTGCCCCAATCATCATCCTTGATGCTTCCTGATGGCCCTGGGCATTCGTATGCTGATGGTTATGACCCTAGCAATGGTGAAAACGGGGTGAGGCAAAGCAGGAGGTTTTCTGGAGAGCTGGACATCTCTAACAGCGATGGCATTGCTGCTGATCCAGCTGGAACAGATGGTGAATCTG AGAATGATACAGAGGATCAACAACTCCTAGATGAAGAGAAAGATATCGTGTCATCTCTTGTACTCCTGATACCTGACATATGTAGTCCTGGAGAATGGGTGCCTATGGAGAAACTCCATTCAGAG CTTCTTGAACGCTTTGGTTATAACTGGCCTAGTGCCAGGGTCAGGAGGTACCTGCAACAACAGGACGCCTCAGTCTCATCAACTGAAACAGAAGGCAGGCCATGGTGCAACCTGTTGCCACTACTCAGGAAGTATCCAGATGATTTTGTCCTGAGCTCAGTGACCAGAGGGGAAGTAACAACAGAGTATGTTGGGTTGGTATCCCTAGTGTCCTTGGGGAATGGACCATGA
- the LOC120661167 gene encoding oleoyl-acyl carrier protein thioesterase 1, chloroplastic-like has protein sequence MLRCHTPPQCGRAPLRHHGRLESAPGVAVRCARGAPQVPGLEAASPGHAAATKAEAEAEAARAGGGGARPSLAERLRLGSLLEDGLSYKESFIVRCYEVGINKTATVETIANLLQEVGCNHAQSVGFSTDGFATTTTMRKLGLIWVTNRMHIEIYKYPAWGDVVEIETWCQEDGRIGTRRDWILKDLANGEVIGRATSKWVMMNQNTRRLQRVSDDVRDEVFIHCPKTPRLAFPEENNGSLKKIPILSDPAQYSRLGLVPRRADLDMNQHVNNVTYIGWVLESIPQDIIDTHELQTITLDYRRECQHDDIVDSLTYIEEGEEKSMNGSASSTQHKEERQQFLHCLRFAGNGDEINRGRTVWRKLAR, from the exons ATGCTGCGCTGCCACACGCCGCCGCAatgcggccgcgcgccgctccgccaccaCGGGAGGCTGGAGTCGGCGCCCGGGgtggcggtgcggtgcgcgcgCGGGGCGCCGCAGGTGCCCGGGCTCGAGGCGGCGTCGCCGGGGCACGCGGCCGCCAcgaaggcggaggcggaggcggaggcggccagggcgggagggggcggcgcgcggccgagcCTGGCCGAGCGGCTGCGGCTGGGGAGCCTCCTGGAGGACGGGCTCTCGTACAAGGAGAGCTTCATCGTGCGCTGCTACGAGGTGGGCATCAACAAGACGGCCACCGTCGAGACCATCGCCAACCTCCTCCAG GAGGTAGGATGTAACCATGCCCAAAGCGTTGGGTTCTCCACTGATGGTTTTGCCACGACCACTACAATGAGAAAACTCGGACTTATTTGGGTGACGAACCGAATGCACATTGAGATCTACAAGTACCCTGCTTG GGGTGATGTTGTTGAGATTGAAACCTGGTGCCAAGAAGATGGAAGAATCGGCACTCGTCGTGATTGGATCCTCAAGGACCTGGCTAATGGTGAAGTTATTGGCAGAGCTACTAG CAAGTGGGTCATGATGAACCAAAATACACGGAGACTTCAGCGAGTTAGTGATGATGTGAGGGATGAGGTGTTTATACACTGTCCAAAGACTCCAAG ATTAGCATTCCCAGAGGAAAATAATGGCAGTTTGAAGAAGATTCCAATTCTTTCAGATCCTGCACAATACTCAAGACTAGGACTAGTG CCAAGAAGAGCTGATCTGGACATGAACCAACATGTCAATAATGTTACCTACATTGGTTGGGTCCTTGAA AGCATACCTCAAGATATAATTGATACGCACGAGTTGCAAACCATCACTCTTGACTACAGAAGAGAGTGCCAACACGATGACATAGTTGATTCACTTACTTACatagaggaaggagaggagaaAAGCATGAACGGTTCTGCTTCTTCAACACAACACAAAGAAGAGCGGCAGCAGTTCCTGCACTGCTTGAGATTTGCCGGGAACGGGGATGAGATCAACCGTGGGCGCACTGTGTGGAGGAAGCTAGCTAGATAA